A DNA window from Microcystis aeruginosa NIES-843 contains the following coding sequences:
- a CDS encoding non-ribosomal peptide synthetase, whose amino-acid sequence MADTKNQPAKNVESIYPLSPMQEGMLFHSLYTPDSGIYCSQTLITLEGEINLAVFRQAWEKVVERHSVLRTLFLWEKREKPLQIVRKKVDLPWDYQDWRNLSPTEQQQRLDLLLETERQQGFELKVAPLMRCLMIQLSDQTYKFLCNHHHIILDGWSMPIIYQEVLGFYEAGIQGKSYHLPSPRPYQDYIVWLQQQNPSIAESFWQRTLEGFMTPTPLRVDRLQLMKSEGKPTYKEYNCHLSASHSKDLQSLAQKHNLTLSTLVQAAWAILLSRYSGESEVLFGVTVSGRPHDLSGVEHRVGLFINTLPLRVSIRESDLLLSWLQELQQKQAEIQDYAYVSLAEIQRLSDIPPGVPLFESLVVFENYPREALSRDSRQSLRVKDVENFEETNYPLTVVAIPKQELLIQLVYDTSRFTQDTIERMAAHLQTILTGIVTDTRQRVTQLPILTTQEQHQLLVEWNNTEADYPLDKSLHQLFEEQVAQNPQGIAVIFEDQKLTYQQLNNRGNQLAHCLRDKGVGPESLVGIFMERSLEMVIGLLGILKAGGAYVPLAPDYPTERLGDILSDSGVSLVLTQESLGDFLPQTEAELLCLDRDWEKIATYSPENPFNLTTPENLAYVIYTSGSTGKPKGVMNIHRGICNTLKYTIGHYNITSEDRILQIISLSFDGSVWEIFSSLISGASLVVAKPDGYKDIDYLIDLIVQEQVTYFTCVPSILRVFLQHPKSKYCHYLKRVIVGGEALSYELNQRFFQQLNCELYNAYGPTEVAVETTIWCCQPNSQISIGTPIANAQVYILDSYLQPVPIGVAGELHIGGMGLARGYLNRLELTQEKFISNPFAEGKLYKTGDLARYLPEGNIEYLGRIDNQVKLRGLRIELGEIQTVLETHPNVEQTVVIMREDTLYNQRLVAYVIRKNSLLTPQELRRFLQQQLPAYMVPSAFVMLSDFPLNNNGKIDRKKLPIPDETSIIESAYIAPRNEKESLLAQIWQDVLQVSKIGVSDNFFELGGHSLKAISLVSKIQEKLGQSLPIKQVFAHPTIAEQAALLSTVTPLTVATIPLVSAQETYETSHAQRRFYVLQQMDLNNVAYHIVSTLKIAGDFSPDVFEKAIQLLISRHESLRTSFILINGEPQQKILQNRPFDWEFKDWTNKPDEEILETIAKERKPFDLEKSPLVRSKIYKLSPNEYILELEIHHIICDGWSMSLLAKECLQYYSDLAKGLQPSIEPLPIQYKDYAGWQNNLLRSENNSKNLDYWRQKLDNGQLTRVHLPTDFKRPQIKTFKGSHLSWTFDRETISKLRKICQENEITLFMALVAAVKILLYRYSGQHDITIGTEIATRSHPQLQSLIGLFLNTLVIRDQIEPEKGYKNLLAKVRQTVTEALEHSDYPFDILVEKLAVSREINRTPLFDILVLLQNFDQPVGLENIQIKSLDSLTPTSKFDLSFVFSEDQEKLRLELIYNTDLFQEERMKKCLIHFDKLLNEMLSNPAQPVKDISLLSEAETAFIANFINPIPRLETRTIIHDFIDQVAAKPEKTSIIYPGGKFSYQELHELTNFWAYALKELGVEKDKVCGVLLEGDYRQLIAMLAVFKAGGIYLPLRLDEPEERRQRMMIKTSPEIILVAAENLEGIKPQLSALEKPPHILVVKAHKIQQYHQWNGMDYQEFPCQLSNLKPVLAMPDADDSNYIMFTSGSTGEPKAILGSHGSLRHFIDWEKREFGINESWRCLQIAQINFDAYLRETCVTLCSGGTLYIPESTEREDLELLLLRIGEWKINLLHTVPSVMRLFLKMGRGLINAHNLLKSLRIFVLGGEPLFVKELAEWHQIFGSQTEFVNIYGASETTFVKHFYRIPNPNNIPYERVPGGQTLPDAAYAVVDGNRARAIGEVGEVFVKSPYLTKGYYQDESLTHSVFVPNPLNGGRDIVYRTGDLGRLLPDLTLEVIGRSDNQIKLNGVRIELGEIEDVLSGIEGVEKALVMANKKEELVNVIAYYQAEDTVHQEYIRGKLKQLLPIYMQPSFLMRLEAFPLLPNGKIHRLALPKPEENITNSTNQVPDFNPQEALLASLWGELLEAEVSNSNQSFFELGGNSLKAMRLVSQIRNQFGVSLRLREIFTHNTLKEQAVLIQSRQKR is encoded by the coding sequence ATGGCAGACACAAAAAATCAACCCGCCAAAAATGTGGAGTCTATTTATCCTCTTTCCCCCATGCAGGAAGGGATGCTCTTTCATAGTCTTTATACTCCTGATTCAGGGATTTATTGTAGTCAAACTCTAATTACTCTGGAGGGAGAAATTAACCTTGCAGTTTTTAGGCAAGCGTGGGAAAAGGTTGTAGAGCGTCACTCGGTATTAAGGACTCTATTTCTTTGGGAAAAACGGGAAAAACCTCTGCAAATTGTGCGAAAAAAGGTTGATTTGCCTTGGGATTATCAAGATTGGCGCAATCTTTCCCCCACAGAACAACAACAACGTTTAGATTTATTGTTAGAAACAGAGCGTCAACAAGGGTTTGAACTAAAAGTTGCTCCTTTAATGCGCTGCTTGATGATTCAACTATCGGACCAAACTTATAAATTCCTCTGCAATCATCATCATATTATTCTGGATGGTTGGAGTATGCCTATTATTTATCAAGAAGTTTTAGGGTTTTATGAGGCAGGTATTCAAGGGAAAAGTTATCATCTTCCTTCACCGCGTCCTTATCAAGATTATATTGTTTGGTTACAGCAGCAAAACCCATCTATTGCTGAGAGTTTTTGGCAGCGAACTCTTGAAGGGTTTATGACTCCCACCCCCCTGAGGGTGGACAGACTCCAGTTAATGAAATCTGAAGGTAAGCCGACTTATAAAGAGTATAACTGTCATTTATCGGCTTCTCACTCCAAAGACCTGCAATCTTTGGCGCAAAAGCATAATCTGACCTTATCTACTCTAGTACAGGCCGCTTGGGCGATTCTTCTCAGTCGCTATAGTGGGGAGTCAGAAGTTTTATTTGGGGTTACGGTTTCTGGTCGCCCTCATGATTTATCAGGGGTAGAACATAGGGTAGGATTATTTATTAATACATTGCCGCTGCGAGTCTCCATCAGAGAATCAGATTTATTGCTATCTTGGTTACAGGAATTACAGCAAAAGCAAGCAGAAATTCAGGATTATGCTTATGTTTCTCTGGCTGAAATACAGAGATTAAGTGATATTCCACCGGGGGTTCCCCTGTTTGAGAGTTTGGTCGTTTTTGAGAATTATCCTAGAGAAGCGTTATCGAGAGATTCTCGTCAATCCTTAAGGGTTAAGGATGTGGAGAATTTTGAGGAAACTAATTATCCTTTGACGGTGGTTGCTATTCCTAAACAGGAGTTACTGATTCAGTTAGTCTATGATACTAGCCGTTTTACTCAGGATACGATTGAACGGATGGCAGCACATTTACAGACTATTTTAACAGGGATTGTTACTGATACTCGGCAACGGGTAACACAATTACCTATATTGACAACACAAGAGCAACATCAGTTATTAGTAGAGTGGAACAATACCGAGGCAGATTATCCTTTAGATAAGTCTTTACATCAATTATTTGAGGAACAAGTTGCACAGAATCCGCAGGGAATAGCGGTTATTTTTGAAGACCAAAAATTAACCTATCAACAGTTAAATAACCGGGGCAATCAGTTAGCTCACTGTTTACGAGATAAGGGTGTAGGTCCAGAAAGTTTGGTCGGGATTTTTATGGAGCGTTCCCTAGAGATGGTCATCGGTTTATTAGGGATATTAAAAGCCGGGGGAGCTTATGTACCTTTAGCTCCGGATTATCCTACCGAGCGCTTGGGGGATATCCTCTCAGATTCGGGGGTTTCTTTGGTGTTAACTCAGGAATCTTTAGGAGATTTTCTTCCCCAAACTGAGGCCGAGTTACTGTGTTTAGATAGGGATTGGGAAAAGATAGCTACCTATAGTCCAGAAAATCCCTTCAATCTAACGACTCCTGAGAATTTAGCCTATGTTATTTATACATCAGGTTCAACGGGAAAACCCAAAGGCGTGATGAATATTCATAGAGGAATTTGTAATACTCTGAAATATACTATTGGTCATTATAATATTACCTCTGAAGACCGCATTCTCCAAATTATTTCCTTGAGTTTTGATGGTTCAGTCTGGGAAATTTTTTCGTCTTTAATATCTGGTGCTTCTCTAGTCGTGGCTAAACCTGACGGGTATAAAGATATAGATTATTTAATAGATTTAATTGTGCAAGAACAAGTAACTTATTTCACTTGTGTTCCCTCAATATTGCGAGTTTTTCTGCAACATCCCAAGAGCAAATATTGCCACTATTTAAAACGAGTAATTGTCGGGGGAGAAGCCTTATCTTATGAACTCAATCAACGATTTTTTCAGCAGTTAAACTGTGAATTATATAACGCTTATGGACCAACAGAAGTAGCGGTTGAGACTACTATCTGGTGCTGTCAGCCAAATTCCCAAATTTCTATTGGAACTCCCATTGCTAATGCCCAAGTTTATATCCTCGACAGTTATCTCCAACCGGTTCCTATTGGTGTTGCTGGAGAATTACATATTGGTGGAATGGGTTTAGCGCGTGGATATCTCAATCGTCTGGAATTAACTCAAGAAAAATTTATTTCTAACCCTTTTGCTGAGGGGAAATTATATAAAACCGGAGATTTAGCTCGCTATCTTCCTGAGGGCAATATTGAATATTTAGGACGGATTGATAATCAAGTTAAGCTGAGAGGTTTACGCATTGAATTAGGAGAAATTCAGACGGTTTTAGAAACTCATCCCAACGTTGAACAAACTGTTGTGATTATGCGGGAAGATACCTTATATAATCAACGGTTAGTTGCTTATGTAATCAGAAAAAATTCTTTATTAACTCCTCAGGAGCTACGCCGTTTCTTACAGCAGCAACTGCCCGCTTATATGGTGCCTTCTGCCTTTGTCATGTTGTCGGATTTTCCCTTAAATAACAATGGCAAGATAGACAGGAAAAAATTACCTATCCCCGATGAGACATCAATTATTGAATCTGCTTATATAGCCCCAAGAAATGAAAAAGAAAGCCTCTTAGCTCAGATTTGGCAAGATGTTCTTCAGGTATCCAAAATAGGGGTTAGTGACAACTTCTTTGAGTTAGGAGGACATAGCTTAAAAGCTATTTCTCTAGTGAGTAAAATTCAGGAAAAGTTAGGGCAATCTTTGCCCATTAAACAAGTATTTGCTCATCCTACCATTGCTGAACAAGCAGCATTATTAAGCACTGTTACCCCTCTGACGGTAGCCACTATTCCCCTTGTATCTGCACAAGAAACCTACGAAACATCCCATGCTCAGAGACGTTTCTATGTCTTGCAACAGATGGATCTCAATAATGTAGCTTATCATATTGTTTCCACCCTCAAAATAGCAGGAGATTTTAGTCCAGATGTCTTTGAAAAAGCCATACAATTATTGATTTCCCGTCATGAATCCCTGCGGACATCTTTCATTTTAATTAACGGTGAACCACAACAGAAAATCCTGCAAAATCGTCCTTTTGATTGGGAATTTAAAGACTGGACAAATAAACCTGATGAAGAAATCCTAGAAACGATTGCAAAAGAGAGAAAACCGTTTGACTTAGAGAAAAGTCCCCTGGTGCGCTCTAAGATTTATAAACTATCTCCGAATGAATATATTTTAGAGTTAGAAATTCATCATATTATCTGTGATGGTTGGTCAATGAGTTTGTTAGCTAAAGAATGCTTACAATACTACTCTGATTTAGCCAAAGGATTACAGCCTAGTATAGAGCCATTGCCGATACAATATAAAGATTATGCAGGATGGCAAAATAATCTTTTAAGAAGCGAAAATAATTCAAAAAACCTAGATTACTGGCGGCAAAAACTGGACAATGGACAACTGACCAGAGTTCACTTACCGACAGACTTTAAACGTCCCCAAATAAAGACGTTTAAGGGTTCTCATTTAAGCTGGACATTTGACCGAGAAACGATTTCTAAATTAAGAAAAATTTGTCAGGAAAACGAAATCACCCTATTCATGGCATTGGTAGCGGCTGTCAAAATATTACTGTATCGCTACAGTGGTCAACATGATATTACTATTGGTACAGAAATCGCCACCAGAAGCCATCCTCAACTGCAATCTCTAATCGGTTTATTTCTCAATACCTTAGTTATTCGTGACCAAATTGAACCCGAAAAAGGCTACAAAAATCTACTCGCAAAGGTTCGTCAAACCGTTACCGAAGCCTTAGAACATTCCGATTATCCCTTTGATATTTTAGTAGAAAAATTAGCTGTTTCTAGAGAAATTAACCGCACTCCCTTGTTTGATATATTAGTCCTTCTGCAAAATTTTGATCAACCTGTAGGCTTGGAAAATATACAAATAAAATCTCTAGATTCCCTGACCCCGACCAGTAAGTTTGATCTATCTTTTGTGTTTAGTGAAGATCAGGAAAAACTCAGATTAGAGCTAATTTATAACACCGACTTATTCCAAGAGGAGAGGATGAAAAAATGTCTCATTCACTTCGATAAACTCTTGAATGAAATGCTATCTAACCCCGCCCAACCCGTCAAAGACATTTCTTTGTTATCGGAGGCAGAAACCGCTTTCATTGCCAATTTTATCAATCCTATTCCTCGCTTAGAAACCCGTACTATTATCCACGATTTTATTGACCAAGTTGCAGCCAAACCGGAGAAAACATCGATTATTTATCCAGGGGGTAAATTTAGCTATCAAGAATTACATGAACTAACTAACTTTTGGGCTTATGCCTTAAAAGAATTAGGCGTGGAAAAAGATAAGGTTTGTGGTGTTCTCCTAGAAGGAGATTATCGTCAGTTAATCGCCATGCTGGCAGTATTTAAAGCCGGAGGAATCTATTTACCTCTACGTTTAGATGAACCAGAGGAGCGCCGGCAACGCATGATGATTAAAACTAGCCCCGAAATTATCTTAGTTGCGGCTGAGAATTTAGAGGGGATTAAACCCCAACTATCCGCATTAGAAAAACCGCCTCATATCTTAGTGGTTAAGGCTCATAAAATTCAGCAATATCATCAGTGGAATGGCATGGATTATCAAGAGTTTCCTTGCCAATTAAGCAACCTGAAACCCGTTCTAGCTATGCCAGATGCTGATGATTCTAATTATATTATGTTTACTTCTGGCTCCACCGGTGAACCTAAAGCAATCTTAGGCAGTCACGGCAGCTTACGTCATTTCATTGATTGGGAAAAACGGGAATTTGGCATTAATGAAAGTTGGCGCTGTTTACAAATTGCTCAAATTAATTTTGATGCTTATTTGAGGGAAACCTGTGTGACTTTATGCTCAGGGGGAACTCTGTATATTCCAGAGAGTACAGAGCGAGAAGACTTAGAGCTTTTATTACTGCGAATAGGAGAATGGAAAATTAACTTACTACACACTGTCCCCTCGGTAATGCGTCTATTTTTAAAGATGGGGCGTGGTTTAATTAATGCACATAATCTCCTGAAAAGTTTGCGAATTTTTGTCTTAGGAGGAGAGCCTTTATTTGTGAAAGAACTGGCTGAATGGCATCAAATTTTTGGCTCTCAGACAGAATTTGTGAATATTTATGGGGCAAGTGAAACTACATTTGTTAAGCATTTTTATCGAATTCCTAACCCTAATAATATTCCCTATGAACGGGTTCCGGGTGGTCAAACTTTGCCAGATGCCGCTTATGCAGTGGTTGATGGAAATCGCGCCAGGGCAATAGGAGAAGTAGGAGAAGTGTTCGTTAAATCCCCCTATTTAACCAAAGGTTATTATCAAGATGAAAGCTTAACTCATTCAGTTTTTGTGCCTAATCCTTTGAATGGGGGGAGGGATATAGTTTATCGTACTGGAGACTTAGGCAGACTGCTTCCTGATCTAACTTTAGAAGTAATAGGACGCAGTGACAATCAAATTAAATTAAATGGGGTACGGATTGAATTAGGAGAGATTGAAGATGTCCTCAGTGGGATTGAGGGAGTAGAAAAAGCCTTAGTTATGGC